A genomic window from Gemmatimonadaceae bacterium includes:
- a CDS encoding ABC transporter permease, with translation MSARSFWRQLTRGLAAIVNPARADADVDDEVRDYVDRLTAELTANGMAPTDARRAAIAQTGKPPAVREHVRSSGWEHVVETTLADVRYALRRLRHNPGFTIVATLTLAISIGATTAIFSAVNPILLRPLPYPGADRLVTIADRRDDGSPFDPTYGTYVELAARARSFAMLAASDGWTPSISGTTTEPERLAGRRVSATFLHTLGVAPLAGRGFDASEDQPGGPNVAIVSDRLVRRRFAGDAAVGRTITLDGDVYTVIGVMPSDFVDPVASATDIWAPLQVRAHAPFNSREWGHHYRILGRIAPNVDVAQAAREVAAIGAGAISEFPRPSWSNMSSGMVIRSLQNDITANARPALLAIVGAVFVLLAIACVNVTNLLLARGAQRRGEFAMRSALGAGRGRVLRQLLTESVILAMIGGVVGLIVAAAGVRALVILSPPGLPRIEAVRFDVGVFAFAVALTTLVGLVIGLMPAVVASRAGLNHGAQGLSRRTVGGRAAARNVLVVAEVALAIVLLVGAGLLARSLNRLFGVAPGFNPSHVLSMQVVESGHAYHTDTARARAYTEALDAVRRVPGVVDAAFTSQLPLSGSLDSYGYELAAYPAAKPGDDGSTGAFRYQVTPDYFRTMGIPLRRGRLFDATDRVGAPESIIISQSFANRKFGHMNPIGQRTHFGPEVNGDHPWGTVVGVVGDVKQESLGGETGDGFYVPMGQWWWVDNDATLVVRTSGDPAPLTAAIKRAIWSVDPTQPILRIATMDQVIAATASQRRFAAIVFQAFAFTALLLAAIGLYGVIAGSVTERTREIGIRTALGATSGNIVAGVVGNGLLLTTVGVLFGISGAFVASRMLETLLFGVTRGDPSTYVGVVGLVAGVAVLACWGPAKRAARVDPAITLRAE, from the coding sequence ATGTCAGCGCGGTCATTCTGGCGCCAACTCACCCGCGGCCTCGCCGCGATCGTCAACCCTGCCCGCGCCGACGCCGATGTGGATGACGAAGTGCGCGACTACGTCGATCGGCTCACCGCCGAGCTCACCGCGAACGGCATGGCGCCGACCGATGCGCGGCGCGCGGCAATCGCACAAACCGGCAAGCCGCCTGCCGTGCGCGAACACGTGCGTTCGTCCGGTTGGGAGCACGTCGTCGAAACAACGCTCGCCGACGTTCGGTACGCGCTCAGACGCCTGCGCCACAACCCGGGCTTCACCATCGTCGCGACGCTGACGCTCGCGATCAGCATCGGCGCGACCACCGCGATCTTCAGCGCGGTGAATCCCATTCTCCTGCGGCCGCTTCCCTACCCTGGCGCGGACCGCCTCGTCACGATCGCCGATCGCCGCGACGACGGCTCTCCGTTCGATCCCACCTACGGCACTTACGTCGAGCTCGCGGCGCGCGCGCGCTCGTTCGCGATGCTCGCGGCGTCGGACGGCTGGACGCCGTCGATTTCCGGCACGACCACGGAGCCGGAGCGCCTGGCTGGCCGCCGGGTGAGCGCGACGTTCCTTCACACGCTCGGCGTCGCACCGCTCGCGGGTCGCGGCTTCGATGCCTCGGAGGATCAACCGGGTGGACCGAACGTCGCGATCGTCAGCGATCGCCTGGTCCGCCGCCGATTCGCCGGCGACGCCGCCGTCGGCCGGACGATCACGCTCGACGGCGACGTGTACACCGTGATCGGCGTGATGCCGAGCGACTTCGTCGACCCCGTCGCATCGGCGACGGACATCTGGGCGCCGCTTCAGGTGCGCGCCCACGCGCCGTTCAATTCGCGCGAGTGGGGACATCACTACCGCATCCTCGGACGGATCGCGCCGAACGTGGACGTCGCGCAGGCAGCGCGCGAGGTCGCCGCGATCGGCGCCGGCGCGATCAGCGAGTTTCCGCGCCCGAGCTGGAGCAATATGAGTAGTGGTATGGTCATTCGCTCATTACAGAATGATATCACCGCCAACGCGCGGCCGGCGTTGCTCGCGATCGTCGGCGCCGTGTTCGTGTTGCTCGCGATCGCGTGCGTCAACGTCACCAACCTGCTGCTTGCCCGAGGCGCCCAGCGGCGCGGCGAGTTCGCCATGCGATCGGCGCTCGGCGCCGGTCGCGGCCGGGTGCTGCGCCAGCTGCTCACCGAAAGCGTGATCCTGGCGATGATCGGCGGCGTCGTCGGCCTCATCGTTGCGGCAGCGGGGGTTCGCGCCCTCGTGATTCTGAGCCCGCCGGGGCTGCCGCGCATCGAGGCGGTGCGATTCGATGTGGGCGTATTTGCGTTCGCCGTCGCGCTGACGACACTCGTCGGTCTCGTCATCGGGCTCATGCCCGCGGTCGTCGCGTCGCGCGCGGGATTGAATCACGGTGCGCAGGGCCTCTCGCGCCGGACGGTGGGCGGACGGGCCGCCGCGCGAAACGTGCTCGTCGTCGCGGAGGTGGCCCTCGCGATCGTGCTGCTGGTGGGCGCGGGATTGCTCGCGCGGAGTCTCAATCGCCTGTTCGGCGTCGCCCCAGGCTTCAATCCGTCGCACGTGCTCTCGATGCAAGTCGTCGAATCCGGCCACGCATATCACACCGACACCGCGCGAGCGCGCGCGTACACCGAGGCGCTCGACGCCGTGCGTCGCGTGCCCGGTGTCGTCGACGCCGCATTCACGAGCCAGCTTCCGCTGAGCGGAAGCCTGGATAGCTATGGATACGAGCTGGCGGCGTACCCCGCCGCCAAGCCGGGCGATGACGGATCTACCGGAGCGTTTCGCTACCAGGTCACGCCTGATTATTTCCGGACGATGGGCATTCCGCTGCGCCGGGGGCGATTGTTCGACGCGACCGATCGCGTCGGCGCGCCGGAATCGATCATCATCAGCCAATCGTTCGCCAATCGAAAGTTCGGACACATGAATCCGATTGGCCAACGAACACACTTCGGTCCCGAAGTCAACGGCGATCACCCGTGGGGAACCGTCGTCGGCGTCGTCGGCGACGTGAAACAGGAATCACTCGGCGGCGAAACCGGAGACGGCTTCTACGTGCCGATGGGCCAGTGGTGGTGGGTGGACAATGACGCGACGCTCGTCGTGCGCACGTCCGGCGATCCGGCGCCGCTCACCGCCGCCATCAAGCGCGCGATCTGGTCGGTGGATCCGACGCAACCGATCCTGCGCATCGCGACGATGGACCAGGTCATTGCGGCCACGGCGTCGCAACGGCGGTTCGCGGCCATCGTGTTTCAGGCGTTCGCGTTCACCGCGCTCCTGCTGGCGGCGATCGGATTGTATGGCGTCATCGCGGGCAGCGTCACGGAACGCACGCGCGAGATCGGCATTCGCACCGCGCTCGGCGCCACGAGTGGAAACATCGTCGCCGGCGTCGTCGGCAATGGACTCTTGCTTACAACTGTCGGTGTCCTGTTCGGAATTAGCGGCGCATTCGTCGCGAGCCGCATGCTCGAGACGCTGCTGTTCGGTGTAACACGTGGGGACCCGAGTACGTACGTCGGCGTCGTCGGCTTGGTTGCCGGCGTGGCGGTATTAGCGTGTTGGGGTCCGGCGAAACGCGCGGCACGCGTCGATCCGGCCATCACGCTGCGCGCCGAGTAA
- a CDS encoding PadR family transcriptional regulator has translation MDEPNTDVIPGTLDMLILKTLSLAPLHGFGIARRVEQISRGVFKVNPGSLLVALQRLERAGLLDAEWRETENARRAKFYSLTRAGRKQLEVETADWSRRVTAIARLLKTEA, from the coding sequence ATGGACGAGCCGAACACCGACGTCATCCCCGGCACGCTCGACATGCTCATCCTCAAAACGTTGAGCCTCGCGCCGTTGCACGGCTTTGGCATCGCGCGGCGCGTCGAGCAGATCTCGCGCGGCGTGTTCAAGGTGAATCCAGGCTCGCTCCTGGTCGCCCTGCAACGCCTCGAGCGCGCCGGGCTGCTCGACGCCGAGTGGCGTGAGACCGAAAACGCGCGCCGGGCGAAGTTCTACTCGCTGACGCGCGCCGGCCGTAAGCAACTCGAAGTCGAGACAGCCGATTGGTCGCGGCGCGTCACCGCGATCGCCCGACTCCTCAAGACGGAGGCCTGA
- a CDS encoding homoserine O-succinyltransferase, whose amino-acid sequence MTTTIAQSTTTYELAGQAGAPLIVVLGGISATRHATAWWSDIVGDAKPIDTTRYRVLGVDFIDGGRRADGQPRRVVTTHDQADAIAAVLDEIGVARVHAFVGASYGGMVGLAFAERYQERIERLVAISAPHEPHPMSTALRALQRRIVKLGLETGRTRSALAIARGVAMTTYRSREEFGERFDPRPDSLYDNDATFPVESYLAHHGEQFADRWSAERFLALSLSGDLHRVDPARITTPTVIVAAEGDAIVPGAQLEALAATIAAPTRLIHLASTCGHDAFLTEPDALGTILEIAIATTIIQ is encoded by the coding sequence ATGACGACAACCATCGCGCAATCCACAACCACCTATGAGCTCGCCGGTCAAGCCGGCGCGCCGCTCATCGTCGTCCTCGGCGGTATCTCCGCGACGCGTCACGCGACGGCGTGGTGGAGCGACATCGTCGGCGACGCAAAGCCCATCGATACGACGCGCTACCGCGTGCTTGGCGTCGATTTCATCGACGGCGGCCGGCGTGCGGACGGCCAGCCGCGACGCGTCGTGACCACGCACGATCAGGCCGATGCGATCGCCGCGGTGCTCGACGAGATCGGCGTCGCGCGCGTTCACGCGTTCGTCGGCGCGTCGTACGGTGGAATGGTCGGACTGGCGTTCGCCGAGCGGTATCAGGAACGCATCGAGCGGCTGGTGGCGATCAGTGCGCCGCACGAACCGCATCCGATGAGCACGGCGCTGCGTGCGCTGCAGCGGCGCATCGTCAAGCTCGGCCTCGAGACGGGCCGCACGCGCTCCGCGCTCGCGATCGCGCGCGGAGTCGCGATGACGACGTACCGCAGCCGCGAAGAATTCGGCGAGCGTTTCGATCCGCGGCCCGACTCGCTGTACGATAACGACGCGACCTTTCCGGTCGAGTCGTATCTCGCGCATCACGGTGAGCAATTCGCCGACCGGTGGTCGGCCGAACGGTTCTTAGCACTCTCGCTGTCGGGGGACCTGCATCGCGTCGATCCGGCGCGCATCACGACGCCCACCGTCATCGTCGCCGCCGAGGGGGACGCGATCGTTCCGGGCGCGCAGCTCGAGGCGTTGGCGGCGACGATCGCCGCGCCGACTCGCCTGATTCATCTCGCGTCCACGTGCGGTCACGACGCCTTTCTCACGGAACCTGATGCGCTCGGGACCATTCTCGAGATCGCCATCGCCACGACTATCATCCAATGA
- the metB gene encoding cystathionine gamma-synthase yields MSKLEYTPTTRAVRAAIATDKEHGAVVPPLHLSSTFSFEGFARPRRYDYTRSGNPTRTNLADAIADLEGGAAGVVTSTGMSAVTLVLQLLRPGDTIVAAHDCYGGTQRLLRALAAKAHFTLVFADLTSVEAPLEIARHAPRLVWIETPSNPLLRITDLRTVIQAAHAAGALAVVDNTFLSPALQQPVRFDADVVVHSTTKYLNGHSDVVGGAVVTRDKSLGQELAWWANCLGITGAPFDSYLTLRGIRTLHARLTQHLASTREVVAALEGHEAVSRIYYPGLLTHPGHAIAASQQAGFGAMVSFEIRGGTAAVETLAANLELFTLAESLGGVESLIAHPATMTHASMDAAARASAGISDSLVRVSVGIESGEDLARDLVRALDVVAIEHSCHPEGAQRPKDPDRCGESSPRRPRGPSPSLRSGRG; encoded by the coding sequence ATGAGCAAACTCGAATACACCCCGACCACGCGTGCCGTGCGCGCCGCGATCGCCACCGACAAGGAACATGGGGCCGTGGTCCCGCCGCTGCACCTCTCGTCCACGTTCTCGTTCGAGGGCTTCGCCAGGCCGCGGCGCTACGACTACACGCGCAGCGGAAATCCGACACGCACGAACCTGGCCGACGCTATCGCTGATCTGGAGGGCGGGGCGGCGGGCGTGGTGACGAGCACCGGCATGTCGGCGGTGACGCTGGTGCTGCAGCTCCTGCGGCCCGGCGACACCATCGTCGCGGCGCACGATTGCTACGGTGGAACGCAGCGGCTGCTGCGCGCGCTCGCGGCGAAAGCGCACTTCACCCTGGTGTTCGCCGACTTGACGAGCGTCGAGGCGCCGTTGGAGATCGCGCGTCATGCGCCGCGGCTCGTCTGGATCGAGACGCCGAGCAATCCGTTGCTGCGCATCACGGACCTCCGTACCGTGATTCAGGCCGCACACGCGGCCGGGGCGTTGGCCGTCGTGGACAACACCTTCTTGTCGCCGGCGCTGCAGCAGCCCGTTCGATTCGATGCCGACGTCGTCGTGCACTCGACGACGAAGTATCTGAACGGACACAGCGACGTCGTCGGCGGCGCGGTCGTGACGCGCGACAAGTCGCTCGGGCAGGAGCTCGCGTGGTGGGCCAATTGTCTCGGGATTACCGGCGCGCCGTTCGACAGCTACCTGACGTTGCGGGGCATCCGAACGCTCCACGCGCGGCTCACGCAGCATTTGGCGTCGACGCGTGAGGTCGTTGCCGCGCTCGAGGGGCATGAGGCGGTATCACGAATTTATTATCCCGGTTTACTCACGCATCCCGGGCACGCGATCGCGGCATCGCAACAAGCCGGGTTCGGCGCGATGGTGAGCTTCGAGATCCGCGGCGGTACGGCGGCGGTCGAGACGCTTGCGGCCAATCTCGAGCTGTTCACGCTCGCCGAGTCGCTGGGTGGCGTCGAGAGTTTGATCGCGCATCCCGCGACGATGACGCATGCGTCGATGGACGCCGCGGCGCGTGCCAGCGCGGGGATTAGTGACTCGCTGGTGCGAGTGTCGGTGGGGATCGAGTCGGGAGAAGATCTGGCGCGCGATCTGGTACGGGCGCTGGATGTGGTGGCGATTGAGCACTCTTGTCATCCTGAGGGAGCGCAGCGACCGAAGGACCCCGATCGCTGCGGAGAGAGTTCTCCTCGGCGACCAAGGGGTCCTTCCCCCTCGCTACGCTCGGGGCGAGGATGA